The region ttatacattttaaaattagaataatAACTGGTCATcctaatttattaattgaaataaggTCAGTATGACGAAATAAGAAACAATGATTTTGTGTCTTTATATCGAAATAAGATTTAAGACTTAACTATTCAAATATTGCGGTTAAAACCAACATTTAAATCATCTCATTGACCCAAGTGGAACAATCGATTctcaataaattataatttattagttttaatgaaaaataattcattaaattataatatcaattattaattccattattattagtTCTAGTGGTTTTGATTAGGTTGAATATTTCAATTGTTTGATCATTTATTGAACGATTCCCATCGATTTTTTTGACCAATTTACTCATTTGATAATAGTTGATTACAGGCTCCGTTTGTTCATTATAATTTTCCAATCTCTTATTAAGAACATGCACCGAATCATCTGATCTACGTTCCAATGGTTCGTTCGTAtactaaatatgaatattttaaattatatgttcACATCATCGATCATTGTATTCTTAGGaggattattttttaaatgataaactctTCCAGATGATTTGTGATAAAGACGGCCAGTAATGCGATCAATTAATACCTCTGGGGAAACCTCAACCGAAATAACAAGTTTTATCGAGCAATTTATTTTCGATAGCTTACTATCTAACTAAATTAAGTATAGATGTTTGTGTTATAGTTTACTAATTGTGCTTGTCTCAGGGTACGGGGAAATCCATCAAGAATAAATCCATTTGAGCAATTATCGCTGCAAATTATGTTTAATGCCAGATCGGAAATCAAATTATCGTCAACTAAGCCTCCTGAATTCAAAATTGAGGCAATTTCTTGGCCAATTTTTGAATTTGATTCTGCTTCTTTTCTTAATAAATTGCCTATTTATAAAAGACCGATACACGACCTGTCGATATATGGTAGAAATCATACTCATTGGCAATTTTTATAGCCTGTTcaaaattaaattatgttaaataaTATACCTGAGTTCCCTTTCCACCTCCTGGTGGCCCAATTATTACAATGCCAAATCGATCAAATTTCATCTGCgatttattgaaatttaaaaaaattaagtgatTTAGCATGcattatttaaacatataaaataataaataaactaattaacCATCTAATTAAGTACTAAACTTTTGAAGTGAACAAGAGCGAACACTTCCTATAACTCcctcttttttcacttttttggATGTATGAACTTGCGAGAAAATACAGTCCAGCGCCTTTCTCCGATTAAATGCCAAAAAAAAACTGGATCTGTGACCATACAAACATGATACTCTCCAGAGTCGTCTAAAAACAGTTTAACGAATATAAGcctgtaaaaaattattaatatacaaCTGACTTAAGCATTTGGTGACTAATCTGTCCCCTGTAATCACATAAATTCAATGGCAGGAGTCTTTGACTGAAGTTGGTTTTTTTCAAGTAGAGATTTTCCTTTGATTTGATCATCTACTCTAATTAGAGATTTTCTTCATATTACCTTGGTAACACATAAACTATACTTGCTTTTTATGGTCTCTAAGTGCTCGACAGGCGTTTTTACAAATCAAGAACTTCCTTTTGTATACATTTAATCTACTAAACAATGTATCGTAAATCTTAGAATCGTCTCATTTGATAGGCAATATTACTCAGCCTACGTTTCAACTTTCCACGAGGAAAATATGATATCTCTTTATTGGTTTTCTACAAATGGATATGATTCTCCATGAATACTCTTTAATTTATAAGGTTAATTAGATAGTACTCATTTGACTCGAATTTAATTAGACCGATATAATTAAGCAATTAAATTACGTAGTCGTTAAAGGCAGAGAATAAGTTCTGTTCACTATAATTAGTATTAAAGCACAAAAAATAGAATTATCTTTATATTATAGgcaaaaatttattatttgaaaataattgtgAAATTTAAAGATTTGGAAAGTGAAATAGTACCTATTGTATTAACATGAGATGGACTGGTAACTCAAAATTTTCACAATATGAAAGTTCGCTTAACATTACTGCGAGAACGCAACATATACATTCAATCACTTACTTTAAAGAAAGCCCTTGAGAAAATGAATGTCTCTTAAAAAACAGAGTTAAACCGTGGGAAAGGACGCTTGAACtgtacaaaagaataaaagagatttattaccaaatatatgtatctaaaacATCGCCAGTGCCTGCCAGCACCTCGAAAGGAAAGAGGCGGCCTTGCCTACATGAATCACTATGCGTATAGAGGATTTTTCGACCAGATGAAGATTGGTTAATTAATACTTACTTtaagttatttaaattaaaaaatagaattagATTTCAATATAAATAATTCAAAGAAGGCCTTCTTTTTCTAGCTCTTTTCTGACTTCGTCATTAATATCAGATTCTTCACAGCTACTTAGGATGGTATCATCCACTTCATTTTCCTTAGAAATACACTcttctaaaataaatattattaaaataatattataaaatgtgtgaaaataaaaccattataatttttagACTTGGAGCTGTTAGTAGTGTCGGTGTCAATAACAGAAAAACTATCAGAAATTTCATTATTTCCACAGACACCCGAAGAAATCTGTATTTCGGATTGATATACCCCGCAatctatttaatttatattctatttaaaAGAATGATTACCTAATTGGCTATATTCTCTAACGTCAGAAGTAATGGCATCCTTGTCAGTTATTTGTTCTATTGGGAAaagaatgtttgtttttaattgcaatgaatGCTGCACTAAACACACCCGATAAAAATAGTTTCTCCAAAAATCGACTTCTGTAAGACtacaaaaataaattgtattattAAAGTGGAgaatttttataatataaaattaaataccatttgGGTACTAGTTTATAACGAATTTCTGCCAGATTGGAGtcaaattttaaaagagaaaTTGCCCGAAGactcattttctctccttttataaTGAAAGTAGGAGGGGCCACGCGAGTAAAATTTGATTCATCCTATTTATActcaaaaataaaatctttacaGATGATATTTGCAAAATACTATTTTTCAACTTTTCGATATCTGGTTCCGAAAGATGCGAACAATTACACCATGGAAGAAACTGGTCATAGTCAATTGAATCTTCCtttatatcatttaatatttcattaaaggcaatctaattattttttcatttattagcaATATACTTTAGTTTCTGATAAAACTGATTTTGATACTGTTTGTAATTTGGAACCAACAACTTTGGTAACTGCTACAAATTTTTTAATCAAATCTTCTTTGtgctgaaaattccaaaaagccATGAAAGTACCTACTGCTTAGCATTATTAAAAAACTTTCAAACAGTAAATAATTGTAACAACAAAGATACCTAATGAAAATTTTTaacaagtttaaaattttttttaatctttttaaaataatttaaatatgcaATGAGTGGTTATGATATGAATCTCTCCAAGAGCTTGAATTCGTGGCTCATACACCCGACCACGTAGCAAATCAGATGAAAAGGAGTGTGAGGATTCTTAAAAGCTTAACCAGGTTCATCTGCGTCTGGCAACGTACATCTACGTGTACAGCTAGTTTTCATATGGTTATAAAGGCTGGTTCGTTACGGTGGAGAGTAACTACCTTGTGCAAGGACTTCGTTTCGATTTGGTTTCATAACTATTCACGTTGGGTTTTCATCATAATCGGTATTGTCAAATCATTTACATTTCCAGTATTGTAtttgaaaaataagaattatGCGAAAGTGGCCATAtgtgttttctttaaattaataatttgaaaaattCTTACTATTTTCAGGCAATAGTTTCCATATGTTGCAAATTGCCATAAAATTGGAGAAGAATTATCTGCCATTTATTACTAACTGACTCCAAACCTTTTCcaaattcatttctttgaagatgaacttttttttgttttccggtTGCAAGTGGATATGACTGTCTATCAAAATTCGACGAATATTcttataaaatttattcaaattctcAGGGGTCAATATCAATCAGTCCAATGTaatctgtttagaaattaaattttttacttttcccttctatTCATATGGGGATTCAAACTTTTGTAGTTTGAATGAAGAATTAGTTCCATCATATTTTGttgtcttaaaataaatacaacgtAAATTTACAAAAGAAGAATTTCCATTGCAATCCTGAGGGGCAACGTCTTCTCGATCATTAGTAGTTTTAGAACAAAACTACCTTAATTTTATCTACTAATAATATTAGTTCGGActtagttttcaaaaattttttaaaaaagaaaaaagcggcaaattttatttaattgtcAAAATTGTTAATTTAGCTGATTCATTTCAAACTATAATCTTTGCTAAGTGATCCACGATATTAATTCTTTGATTGAGAGGACGAGCGAATAGATAGGCAGTTTCTGCGCAATATCGCAAGGGAAAtgcgctgaaaaagccagctagACTCACGTCTCTCGTGACTTTTCCTCGAGATCATCAAACTGATTCCCGAACGAAACTCAAGGGCTTTTGGACCGATTATCTTACTCGTCTTGAAAGCCAGGGGGACGAAAAGACAGGTGTTCTCCAATGAGGCGTACTTTGCGATTTTTTTCGTTTCGGCATGTGCGGAAGCCGAGCCAGGGCGGGACGCAGAGTCGATGAGAGATGACGAGGAAAACAAGTCGACACAGGTAAGAGAAAtcataaagagagatgaaatttatatttttctcgctacggaaaaattaatttttctgtgAATACTCCCAAATTCGCCATTTTTGGTCCGTCATTTTTTGCGGAGAATTTGATAAATGGCGAATTTcagaatataattaataatttttgaatGTGAGTAGAACTGCTTAATAATTCGAAAAGCCAAAATTGAcgtaattgaaaaaattaattttattttaacaaaaaattatGCTTTTTATCAAAGTAATATTCCAGTCCCGTTTGTTGtctctttatattttgatttttttcctcgAATCTCGAATTTAAGTAATTAGACGCACATCTTCTTCGTTTTCGACAATTTCGATTAGTGATTTCTCAATTTCTCTTAATTTTACACCAATCTCATTTCTAGTGAGATGAACTATTGTTTGTtcattttgaggaaaatttttatCTGCAGATTGTTTTTCAGGATCTTCATTATCGAAATTACTTTCTTTGGTGAGAGTTTCATGGTGAGAGTTTGTGTATATTCAAAATACTGTGTAACAACTTTATTTCGGCCTTGCAAACTTTTTTAGTGTGTTGGGGTGTTCTGTAATATCCACAACAAATTCCAAGTCTAACAAGTAATCAAGAGATTATAATTCTGGTAAAAGTTTGTTTTTGccaaaataaagtgttttatttATTGTCTTAAATCAAAAAATCTCTTTAATACCACACCGCGACTTAACCACTTTATCTCTGAATGATATGGTAATCCGTGTTTAAATCCAAAATCGCTGATAAAAATGTCGAATTGACAGTGATTTAGACCTCTGGAATGAttcaaaatacaatgaaatattcaAAAATCACATCCTCCGCTTTCAGCTTGTACTTTCTCTCTGAATTGAACCACAACGTCATTTTTCCCAATCATTAATGGAGAACCATCTATAACTGCACTAACAGCACGTGCCCATTTATATTTCAAAGCTATCAAGCACACTGACGagagttttgaatattttatttgtcGTAGTGATGTCCACCATAAGTATCAAATCAAGGAATTTCTCTGTGACCGTCAAATCTTTGTCCACGCCACGAATGAATATAGCTAACCGAACCACGTCCATAATGGCACGACTCTCGTCAATAACAATAGAAGAGGTAATAAATGAACTGATTTTCGTCTTGAGTTGATTATGAAAATCAGTGGCAAGATCTGAAATCCTATTCGCCATAGTATTTCTTGTAAGGCTAATCTTGCTAAATCAGGTCGATTAGTAGAGCGTATGATTTCAGTAGCTTtcataatatatgatttataacgtAGCTAGCTTTGACAGCTGCCTCACTATCACCTCGAAATTTGGCAAAAGAAGATTGCTAATTTTGCAAACATACATAGTTACAAACATAGTTACTGTATTCCGGAGAATGGTGGTTTTCGTAGTGTGGTCAAATGTTATATTCTTTGACTACTGAAATTTCTTATGCACACATCAAACAAATTGGTTTCCGATTTAACATGGAAACATTGTAACCACTGTAGAAGTAAGACGATGACCATTTAGCCACAAAGTTTAGGAGTATACTTTACCATGACTAACATGGAGGCATAACGAGATGAAGTCCCTCCATCTTTTGCTCTGAAACAAGTATGGCATGAGGCGATCCAGGAGTGGCAAACTCATAGAGTTCAATCAATGTGTGAAAGCTCGAAGGTATACATTAAGGATAGCCTTATAGACATTTCGATTGCTGTCCAGCATAACAAACTTGACATTGTGGTCCGAAATAAGCTCACCGAAAAGCTTGTTATTGTAGAAATGAGCATAACATGCCTAGGTCGCCTGGAAGTTGAGAAGAGGAGGAAGTATGAGCTTCTCTTAAACGAGCTAGACTAGATGCACGAATCTAAATCCACGTCATTCCTTGTATAATGACATGGAATGGAGTGATTTAATAGGCCTGAGTGACTGACCTTTTATATTGGGGTATAAAAAACAgattaagtaaaaaaagaatcacattaatatgttagtACTCAGActaattttatcaaaaaaaacGATATTCATTTTTTGAAGAAAATCTAACTTTTTTaatagagattttttttgttCCGTCCATGTCAGGTTtataaagatttttttcattttcgaaccaaatatttgaataatttttatttttatataattgttcattaaaaaaaatatttgaaccaATAAATTTCAAGTTATTTGATTCTCTATGAGGTACTTTTTTGAGATGGTTAATCTGATTTTCAATAGAATGAAttgacaaaaaagaacaattctgtatttttgatttgatttcattttttgtCATAAATGaactaaaattaaatttcaataaacGAACCTTGTGGAACCTAtcacattatttattaaatattcgtTTACAATACAATTGGATTtatttaaacacattttttcaaaattttggaaagaaagcttgttttgtttattttgtaaagaCAATTTATTCAAGTAATTGTCAAGTTTATTCAATTGACTGCATTTATTTGAATCATACATTAATTAAtctaatgaaattaaatgaaaaataaagtttagaaacgaattaatttatttaatatgacCAAATGCAGGCATgcttgaaaatattaaattaagtttgaaatgtttaattaatgAAAACTTAATTTGTTGGAGAATCTAATCAGTGTGATCTATgttttaaataaacacaaaagtaatatatttaattgattCTTTCAATTGATCTTGTAAataaatcgtaaaatatttagaaCAATTTAAACGTTGGAGACcattaatgaaatattaatttttcatatcATAAAAAGTCAATGAAGCTTAAAAATCAAATTCATATGtgagaaaatcattaaaaataatctTATTGAGCACTTTTCACCTTTATTAGTAGCTATTCTCTTCCATCTACCACAGTCATTAGCAATTGATTTTAGTGCGGATAAACCGGTTAAATGGACATCTGGCTTAAATAGCGTGGAACTATGTGTATTGTGAAGCTTAGCAaaaaagttcttaaaaaattaaaaaatcatagAAAACCTAGAAGAAAACACATTAGACGACAAAACACATCAACAAGCTAAAGACTATATGATTTTACTAGAGATAAAATTGCAG is a window of Octopus sinensis unplaced genomic scaffold, ASM634580v1 Contig13764, whole genome shotgun sequence DNA encoding:
- the LOC115229887 gene encoding uncharacterized protein LOC115229887, yielding MANRISDLATDFHNQLKTKISSFITSSIVIDESRAIMDVVRLAIFIRGVDKDLTVTEKFLDLILMVDITTTNKIFKTLDESNFTRVAPPTFIIKGEKMSLRAISLLKFDSNLAEIRYKLVPKCLTEVDFWRNYFYRVCLVQHSLQLKTNILFPIEQITDKDAITSDVREYSQLDCGVYQSEIQISSGVCGNNEISDSFSVIDTDTTNSSKSKNYNEECISKENEVDDTILSSCEESDINDEVRKELEKEGNLLRKEAESNSKIGQEIASILNSGGLVDDNLISDLALNIICSDNCSNGFILDGFPRTLRQAQLLDSKLSKINCSIKLVISVEVSPEVLIDRITGRLYHKSSGRVYHLKNNPPKNTMIDDYTNEPLERRSDDSVHVLNKRLENYNEQTEPVINYYQMSKLVKKIDGNRSINDQTIEIFNLIKTTRTNNNGINN